The following coding sequences lie in one Arabidopsis thaliana chromosome 3, partial sequence genomic window:
- a CDS encoding AAA-type ATPase family protein / ankyrin repeat family protein, with amino-acid sequence MYHTPLHVSAGNGNVDIVKYLLAWTGSDKVELEAMNTYGETPLHMAAKNGCNEAAKLLLESGAFIEAKASNGMTPLHLAVWYSITAKEISTVKTLLDHNADCSAKDNEGMTPLDHLPQGQGSEKLRELLRWFLQEQRKRSALEQCGKTKAKMELLEDELSNIVGLSELKTQLRKWAKGMLLDERRRALGLNIGTRRPPHMAFLGNPGTGKTMVARVLGKLLNTVGILPTDKVTEVQRTDLVGEFVGHTGPKTRRKIQEAEGGILFVDEAYRLIPMQKADDKDYGLEALEEIMSVMDTGKIVVIFAGYSEPMKRVIASNEGFCRRVTKFFNFSDFSAKELAQILHIKMNNQGEDTLFYGFRLHESCTLQEIASLIEAETTEKQRKEMNGGLVDTLLVNARENLDLRLSFECVDTEEICTIKLEDLEAGLRVFSQ; translated from the exons ATGTATCATACGCCACTTCATGTTTCTGCTGGTAATGGTAATGTTGATATTGTTAAGTATCTTCTCGCTTGGACTGGATCTGATAAAGTTGAGTTAGAAGCAATGAATACT TATGGTGAGACTCCATTGCATATGGCAGCTAAGAACGGTTGTAATGAAGCTGCAAAGCTACTCCTTGAGAGTGGTGCTTTTATCGAAGCTAAAGCCAGC AATGGTATGACACCGTTGCATCTTGCGGTATGGTACTCAATTACTGCTAAAGAGATCTCGACTGTTAAGACACTGCTTGATCATAACGCAGATTGCAGTGCAAAAGATAAT GAAGGGATGACTCCTTTGGACCATCTGCCTCAAGGGCAAGGCAGTGAGAAGTTACGGGAATTACTGCGGTGGTTTCTCCAAGAGCAGAGGAAAAGAAGTGCGCTTGAGCAATGTGGTAAGACAAAAGCCAAGATGGAACTACTTGAGGATGAGTTATCAAATATTGTTGGATTAAGTGAGCTGAAGACACAACTGAGGAAATGGGCGAAAGGAATGCTTTTAGATGAAAGGCGAAGGGCTCTTGGGCTAAATATTGGAACCCGAAGACCTCCGCATATGGCATTTCTTGGAAACCCTGGAACAG GTAAAACCATGGTAGCTCGAGTTCTCGGGAAGCTGCTTAACACGGTTGGAATTTTACCAACTGATAAGGTAACAGAAGTACAGCGTACAGATTTGGTGGGTGAGTTTGTTGGCCATACAGGACCAAAGACCAGGAGAAAG ATCCAAGAAGCTGAGGGAGGAATTCTGTTTGTGGATGAAGCATACAGATTGATCCCGATGCAAAAGGCGGACGACAAGGACTACGGTCTAGAAGCTCTGGAAGAAATCATGTCAGTCATGGACACAGGGAAAATTGTGGTGATATTTGCAGGATACAGCGAGCCCATGAAGCGTGTGATCGCATCAAACGAAGGGTTTTGCAGAAGGGTCACaaagtttttcaatttcagcGACTTCAGTGCCAAGGAACTGGCGCAGATACTACACATCAAGATGAACAACCAAGGAGAGGACACTCTGTTCTATGGTTTCAGATTGCATGAGTCCTGCACTTTGCAGGAGATAGCGTCACTGATAGAGGCAGAAACAACGGAAAAGCAGAGGAAAGAGATGAATGGAGGATTGGTGGACACGTTACTTGTTAACGCGAGGGAGAATCTTGATCTCCGACTTAGCTTTGAGTGTGTTGACACTGAAGAGATTTGTACAATCAAGTTGGAGGATCTAGAGGCCGGGCTTCGAGTTTTCTCGCAGTGA
- a CDS encoding AAA-type ATPase family protein / ankyrin repeat family protein (AAA-type ATPase family protein / ankyrin repeat family protein; FUNCTIONS IN: nucleoside-triphosphatase activity, ATPase activity, nucleotide binding, ATP binding; INVOLVED IN: protein metabolic process; LOCATED IN: chloroplast; EXPRESSED IN: 24 plant structures; EXPRESSED DURING: 15 growth stages; CONTAINS InterPro DOMAIN/s: ATPase, AAA+ type, core (InterPro:IPR003593), ATPase, AAA-type, core (InterPro:IPR003959), Ankyrin repeat-containing domain (InterPro:IPR020683), CbxX/CfqX (InterPro:IPR000641), Ankyrin repeat (InterPro:IPR002110); BEST Arabidopsis thaliana protein match is: XB3 ortholog 1 in Arabidopsis thaliana (TAIR:AT2G28840.1); Has 62125 Blast hits to 27268 proteins in 1602 species: Archae - 369; Bacteria - 7189; Metazoa - 29752; Fungi - 5124; Plants - 2920; Viruses - 566; Other Eukaryotes - 16205 (source: NCBI BLink).): MNRQNGGGQRLRSARPTTIHDCALSGDLIALQRLLKDNPSLLNERNPVMYHTPLHVSAGNGNVDIVKYLLAWTGSDKVELEAMNTYGETPLHMAAKNGCNEAAKLLLESGAFIEAKASNGMTPLHLAVWYSITAKEISTVKTLLDHNADCSAKDNEGMTPLDHLPQGQGSEKLRELLRWFLQEQRKRSALEQCGKTKAKMELLEDELSNIVGLSELKTQLRKWAKGMLLDERRRALGLNIGTRRPPHMAFLGNPGTGKTMVARVLGKLLNTVGILPTDKVTEVQRTDLVGEFVGHTGPKTRRKIQEAEGGILFVDEAYRLIPMQKADDKDYGLEALEEIMSVMDTGKIVVIFAGYSEPMKRVIASNEGFCRRVTKFFNFSDFSAKELAQILHIKMNNQGEDTLFYGFRLHESCTLQEIASLIEAETTEKQRKEMNGGLVDTLLVNARENLDLRLSFECVDTEEICTIKLEDLEAGLRVFSQ, encoded by the exons atgaaCCGACAAAACGGTGGAGGGCAGCGGCTGAGATCCGCTAGACCCACCACAATTCACGATTGTGCTCTCTCCGGCGATCTTATTGCTTTACAGAGACTTCTTAAAGACAatccttctcttctcaatGAACGCAATCCCGTC ATGTATCATACGCCACTTCATGTTTCTGCTGGTAATGGTAATGTTGATATTGTTAAGTATCTTCTCGCTTGGACTGGATCTGATAAAGTTGAGTTAGAAGCAATGAATACT TATGGTGAGACTCCATTGCATATGGCAGCTAAGAACGGTTGTAATGAAGCTGCAAAGCTACTCCTTGAGAGTGGTGCTTTTATCGAAGCTAAAGCCAGC AATGGTATGACACCGTTGCATCTTGCGGTATGGTACTCAATTACTGCTAAAGAGATCTCGACTGTTAAGACACTGCTTGATCATAACGCAGATTGCAGTGCAAAAGATAAT GAAGGGATGACTCCTTTGGACCATCTGCCTCAAGGGCAAGGCAGTGAGAAGTTACGGGAATTACTGCGGTGGTTTCTCCAAGAGCAGAGGAAAAGAAGTGCGCTTGAGCAATGTGGTAAGACAAAAGCCAAGATGGAACTACTTGAGGATGAGTTATCAAATATTGTTGGATTAAGTGAGCTGAAGACACAACTGAGGAAATGGGCGAAAGGAATGCTTTTAGATGAAAGGCGAAGGGCTCTTGGGCTAAATATTGGAACCCGAAGACCTCCGCATATGGCATTTCTTGGAAACCCTGGAACAG GTAAAACCATGGTAGCTCGAGTTCTCGGGAAGCTGCTTAACACGGTTGGAATTTTACCAACTGATAAGGTAACAGAAGTACAGCGTACAGATTTGGTGGGTGAGTTTGTTGGCCATACAGGACCAAAGACCAGGAGAAAG ATCCAAGAAGCTGAGGGAGGAATTCTGTTTGTGGATGAAGCATACAGATTGATCCCGATGCAAAAGGCGGACGACAAGGACTACGGTCTAGAAGCTCTGGAAGAAATCATGTCAGTCATGGACACAGGGAAAATTGTGGTGATATTTGCAGGATACAGCGAGCCCATGAAGCGTGTGATCGCATCAAACGAAGGGTTTTGCAGAAGGGTCACaaagtttttcaatttcagcGACTTCAGTGCCAAGGAACTGGCGCAGATACTACACATCAAGATGAACAACCAAGGAGAGGACACTCTGTTCTATGGTTTCAGATTGCATGAGTCCTGCACTTTGCAGGAGATAGCGTCACTGATAGAGGCAGAAACAACGGAAAAGCAGAGGAAAGAGATGAATGGAGGATTGGTGGACACGTTACTTGTTAACGCGAGGGAGAATCTTGATCTCCGACTTAGCTTTGAGTGTGTTGACACTGAAGAGATTTGTACAATCAAGTTGGAGGATCTAGAGGCCGGGCTTCGAGTTTTCTCGCAGTGA
- a CDS encoding AAA-type ATPase family protein / ankyrin repeat family protein, which yields MAAKNGCNEAAKLLLESGAFIEAKASNGMTPLHLAVWYSITAKEISTVKTLLDHNADCSAKDNEGMTPLDHLPQGQGSEKLRELLRWFLQEQRKRSALEQCGKTKAKMELLEDELSNIVGLSELKTQLRKWAKGMLLDERRRALGLNIGTRRPPHMAFLGNPGTGKTMVARVLGKLLNTVGILPTDKVTEVQRTDLVGEFVGHTGPKTRRKIQEAEGGILFVDEAYRLIPMQKADDKDYGLEALEEIMSVMDTGKIVVIFAGYSEPMKRVIASNEGFCRRVTKFFNFSDFSAKELAQILHIKMNNQGEDTLFYGFRLHESCTLQEIASLIEAETTEKQRKEMNGGLVDTLLVNARENLDLRLSFECVDTEEICTIKLEDLEAGLRVFSQ from the exons ATGGCAGCTAAGAACGGTTGTAATGAAGCTGCAAAGCTACTCCTTGAGAGTGGTGCTTTTATCGAAGCTAAAGCCAGC AATGGTATGACACCGTTGCATCTTGCGGTATGGTACTCAATTACTGCTAAAGAGATCTCGACTGTTAAGACACTGCTTGATCATAACGCAGATTGCAGTGCAAAAGATAAT GAAGGGATGACTCCTTTGGACCATCTGCCTCAAGGGCAAGGCAGTGAGAAGTTACGGGAATTACTGCGGTGGTTTCTCCAAGAGCAGAGGAAAAGAAGTGCGCTTGAGCAATGTGGTAAGACAAAAGCCAAGATGGAACTACTTGAGGATGAGTTATCAAATATTGTTGGATTAAGTGAGCTGAAGACACAACTGAGGAAATGGGCGAAAGGAATGCTTTTAGATGAAAGGCGAAGGGCTCTTGGGCTAAATATTGGAACCCGAAGACCTCCGCATATGGCATTTCTTGGAAACCCTGGAACAG GTAAAACCATGGTAGCTCGAGTTCTCGGGAAGCTGCTTAACACGGTTGGAATTTTACCAACTGATAAGGTAACAGAAGTACAGCGTACAGATTTGGTGGGTGAGTTTGTTGGCCATACAGGACCAAAGACCAGGAGAAAG ATCCAAGAAGCTGAGGGAGGAATTCTGTTTGTGGATGAAGCATACAGATTGATCCCGATGCAAAAGGCGGACGACAAGGACTACGGTCTAGAAGCTCTGGAAGAAATCATGTCAGTCATGGACACAGGGAAAATTGTGGTGATATTTGCAGGATACAGCGAGCCCATGAAGCGTGTGATCGCATCAAACGAAGGGTTTTGCAGAAGGGTCACaaagtttttcaatttcagcGACTTCAGTGCCAAGGAACTGGCGCAGATACTACACATCAAGATGAACAACCAAGGAGAGGACACTCTGTTCTATGGTTTCAGATTGCATGAGTCCTGCACTTTGCAGGAGATAGCGTCACTGATAGAGGCAGAAACAACGGAAAAGCAGAGGAAAGAGATGAATGGAGGATTGGTGGACACGTTACTTGTTAACGCGAGGGAGAATCTTGATCTCCGACTTAGCTTTGAGTGTGTTGACACTGAAGAGATTTGTACAATCAAGTTGGAGGATCTAGAGGCCGGGCTTCGAGTTTTCTCGCAGTGA